The following proteins are co-located in the Doryrhamphus excisus isolate RoL2022-K1 chromosome 3, RoL_Dexc_1.0, whole genome shotgun sequence genome:
- the prkci gene encoding protein kinase C iota type, translating into MMPTLRDSTMSHPGENSHQVRVKAYYKGDIMITHFEPSISYEGLYGEVKDMCSMDNDQLFTMKWIDEEGDPCTVSSQLELEEALRLYELNKDSELIIHVFPCVPEKPGMPCPGEDKSIYRRGARRWRKLYYASGHAFQAKRFNRRAHCAICTDRIWGLGRQGYKCINCKLLVHKKCHKLVTVECGRPMIQEPIMPGQPSNQLDHTEQPGPQNKDSRESLTYDGEEKEARNSRDTGKSPSSLGLADFDLLRVIGRGSYAKVLLVQLKKTERIYAMKVVKKELVNDDEDIDWVQTEKHVFEQASNHPFLVGLHSCFQTESRLFFVIEYVNGGDLMFHMQRQRKLPEEHARFYSAEISLALNYLHERGIIYRDLKLDNVLLDSEGHIKLTDYGMCKEGLRPGDTTSTFCGTPNYIAPEILRGEDYGFSVDWWALGVLMFEMMAGRSPFDIVGSSDNPDQNTEDYLFQVILEKQIRIPRSLSVKAASVLKGFLNKDPKERLGCHPQTGFADIMGHPFFRNVEWDLLEQKQVVPPFKPNISGEFGLDNFDAQFTNEPIQLTPDDDDVVKKIDQSEFEGFEYINPLLMSAEECV; encoded by the exons GGACATCATGATCACCCACTTTGAGCCGTCCATCTCCTACGAAGGCCTGTACGGGGAAGTCAAGGACATGTGTTCCATGGACAACGACCAGCTCTTCACCATGAAGTGGATCGACgaagaag GCGACCCGTGCACCGTGTCGTCTCAGCTGGAGCTGGAAGAAGCGCTGCGTCTCTACgagctcaacaaagactcggaGCTCATTATCCACG TGTTCCCATGTGTGCCAGAGAAACCCGGCATGCCGTGTCCTGGTGAAGACa AGTCCATATATCGGCGAGGAGCACGGCGCTGGAGGAAGCTCTACTACGCCAGCGGCCATGCCTTTCAGGCCAAACGCTTCAACAGG AGAGCACATTGTGCCATCTGCACGGATCGAATCTGGGGTCTGGGCCGGCAAGGCTACAAGTGCATCAACTGCAAGCTGCTGGTCCACAAGAAGTGCCATAAACTCGTCACCGTGGAGTGCGGCCGGCCAATGATCCAG GAACCAATCATGCCCGGACAGCCATCCAATCAGTTAGACCACACAGAACAGCCAG GCCCTCAGAATAAAGACTCCAGAGAGAGCTTGACTTACGACGGCGAGGAGAAAGAG GCGCGGAACAGCCGAGACACAGGCAAGTCGCCTTCCAGCCTGGGCCTGGCCGACTTCGACCTGCTGCGGGTGATCGGGCGCGGCAGCTACGCCAAAGTGCTGTTGGTGCAGCTGAAGAAGACGGAACGCATCTACGCCATGAAGGTGGTTAAAAAGGAGCTGGTCAACGACGACGAG GACATTGACTGGGTTCAGACGGAAAAACACGTTTTCGAGCAGGCCTCCAATCACCCCTTCCTGGTGGGCCTGCACTCGTGCTTCCAGACAGAAAGCAG ACTCTTCTTTGTCATCGAATACGTCAATGGCGGCGATCTCATGTTCCACATGCAGAGACAGAGGAAGCTTCCAGAGGAACACGCAAG gtTCTATTCGGCAGAGATCAGTCTGGCGTTAAACTACCTCCACGAGCGGGGGATCATCTACAGAGATCTGAAACTGGACAACGTGCTGCTGGATTCCGAGGGACATATCAAACTGACAGACTACGGCATGTGCAAG GAGGGTTTGAGACCGGGCGACACAACCAGCACTTTCTGCGGCACCCCCAATTACATCGCTCCTGAAATCCTGCGAGGAGAAGATTACG GCTTCAGCGTGGACTGGTGGGCGCTGGGCGTACTGATGTTTGAGATGATGGCGGGCCGCTCTCCTTTCGACATCGTCGGCAGCTCCGACAATCCCGACCAGAACACAGAAGACTACCTCttccaag tcattttggaaaaacagaTCAGAATTCCACGCTCGCTGTCAGTCAAAGCCGCCAGCGTCCTGAAGGGATTCCtcaacaag GACCCCAAGGAGCGCCTCGGATGCCACCCGCAGACCGGCTTTGCCGACATCATGGGCCACCCGTTCTTCAGAAACGTGGAATGGGATCTG ttggAGCAAAAGCAAGTGGTGCCGCCGTTCAAGCCCAACATCTCCGGCGAGTTCGGACTGGATAACTTTGACGCCCAGTTCACAAACGAGCCCATCCAGCTGACGCCTGACGACGA CGACGTGGTGAAGAAGATCGACCAGTCGGAATTTGAGGGCTTCGAGTACATCAACCCACTCTTGATGTCggctgaggagtgtgtgtga